tacttcagaaaatgaaagaggacatgaagaaatggaaagatatgccctgctcatggattgaaataatatagtcaaaatggcaattatccccaaagcattatataaattcaatgagatccctatgaggatacccttgatattcttcaaagaagtgtagcaagcactcctgaaattcatatggaacaataagcccccacattAGCTAAAGATAATGGGAAGAATCAACCTCCCAACTTCAAACCCTGCTACAAaaaggtagtaattaaaacagtactggaacaaagacagagctgaagaccaatggaacagggttgaatactctgacacacaccaccccaaatatatgatcatctaatctttgataacagagcaagaaatgtgaagtggagcaaggaaagcatgtttaacaaattggaCTGGCAAAATGATatagctacattaaaaaaaatgggcttagatctccacctatcaccatgtacaaaagccatatcaaaatagattaaaagacctcaacatcagagcagaatctctaaggtacattgaaaacaagccggcaaaaccctccatgacattgaagccaatggtatcttcaaagatgacacgccactggccaagcaagtgaaaacagagataaataaatgggactatctcaaactaagaagcttctgcacctgaaaagaaacaacaaccaaaataCAAGAgagtttacagaatgggaaaggatatttacccagtacccatctgataaagggttgatatcaaggatatacaatacactggttgaactccacaagaagaaaactgacgATCAGATCAAAaagtggggtgatgaaatgaacagaaactttcccaaagaagaaatctgaatggctgagaggcacatgagaaaattctcgacatcactaatcatcagggagatgcaaataaaaacaacagtgagataccatctcacaccacagagactggcccacatcctaaaaaaccaaagcaactggtgttggcatggatgtggggagaaagggactctttttcactgctggtggaaatgccaattggttcagcccttttggaaaacaatatggtcacttctcaaaagattataaattgagcttccatttgacccagcaataccacttctgggaatatatatggAAGAGGCAacaaggtatagtagaaatgacatctgcatccatacattcattgcagcactgtttacaatagccacaatctggaaaaaaaacagactgccacaaaacagataactggttaaagaaaatttggtacatctacacaatggaatactatgcaacttttagaaaagaggaagtcatgaaatttgcatataagtggatcaacatggaaagtatcatgttgagtgaaatgagtcagaaagaaagagacaaacatagaaagattgcactcatatgtggaatataaagtagcagaaatgTACGAGCTTGTAATGAtgtaacttctggcagaaatttctctggacttagttactaaaataataaagtacagaaatccaaaactgcctagctgccacacaacctcatatctcttcattctcagcaatggaaaacaaatgatcaaatgcttccttttcagcaggtctgactttcgggggagagaaactccaaacaataataatgattttttttgaaatattgaatgcaatccaaGTAAAgacaaagtaaattgaaattttcagctgcacaggtggggtgtggggctggggggtggagggggaatgtatactgtgattcttggtggtgaaatatgtgcactggtgaagggatgggtgatcgagcattgtataacttagatttaaacctgaaagctttgtactttccacatggtgctttaataaaaaaagtaaaaataaaataacacagtcTCTTTCCACATcccatctctttccttctccctgtaACTTCACTTCTAATAGTTTTTCCTCTTTCAAATGTCCAGGAATGCAAGTAGaagacataaaatttttaaaaaattaaaaaggtaataAATATAAAGGGTAATACCTGATTTAAAAGACTTTATATCTGCGATATCTAGATAAATGTTATATGAATGAATACTCATAGAGATAAGTGGGTCTTGGAGTCCAGAATCATATCCATATTTTTTTAAGGTTGACAacattgtatatttatttatttattttttaaattttatttatttatttatttatttatttttttattgagtcaccatgtggaaagttacaaagttttcaggtttaaatctcagttatacaatgctcgaatacccatcccttcaccagtgcacatattccaccaccaagaatcccagtatagctctaccccgcacccccacacccctaatcccccatgcccctagccccccacccttagcccccccgcctgtgtaactaataaatttcactttactttcattttgattgcatacaatatttcaacaaaactcactattattgtttggagagtctctcccctaaagtcagacctgctgaaaaggaagcattagataatttcttttccattgctgaggatgaagaggtatgaggttgagtgaccccACTTAGCgacctctcagttttgggtttctgtattttagtattttagtaactaagtccagagagatatctgccagaagttgcatctttgccaacttgtacttctcagttacattatattccacatatgagtgcaatctttctatgtctgtctctttctttctgactcatttcactcaacatgatactttccatgttgatccatttatatgcaaatttcatgacatatCCATATTTGAATCATGAATTTATTTCCAAAACTGCTAAATTATTGCCATTGATAAAAGAAAAGCATTACACCAATGTagaaatatctaaatatttatatgGAGAATAATAAACCAAATCCCCTTCCAAAGCACCTCCAAGAGGTGccaagaacctccagaacccaactgcagccatgctcactCTTTTATTCTAgctcactgatgtaccaaaaatagcacattttatttattttaacatgaaTGCTTTTAATAAGGGTTTctatggctccaggatgaaatacaacaattttcacacactttcctcttaaagtggtgggaaggtgcatagtggtgggattagtgtctgaatattatctgtaatgaactattgtgaacaacttttaaaaataaaatttaaaaattaaaaaaataataaaccaaatcttatttcaaattatacataaaaattaaatcaaataaaactaaacttaaaTGATGAAAGATTAAACTTCCAGATGTATAAATCATTGGTAGAACTTTTGTCTTTATTACAGGAGAGAATGGAAGCATTTCATGGCAGCAAATCTGGAACTATGAGTGAAGGTAAGAAAGCCTCCAGCTCTCAGGAGCTCCAGGGTGGTGCCCCAGGGAGATCCACTATTTCCTCTACATTTTTCTCACCTCAAGCCCAGTGACAGAACCCAGTTATCTAACCAGAAGAAGGAAACAGGCCCCTTCCCTCTTTATGGTCACTTTCACGATAGCTGGGAAATGTGGGAATGAAACTTGGGGTTAGAGATTGGAGGATTTGGATCGAGTCCAATTGTGCAAAAGAAACTTCTTTCCGGTGTCAGCTGTAAAGAGGGTGCATTTCCCTGGGCATTTAGTGGCCTTGTCTCATGCTAAGCACCCACAGTCATGAAGGACAAAGAACCAGCACAGAGCCAAAGGGCTGAAGCACCGGCTGCTGTGGGATCCTGAGGGCTGATTTCCTGCCACAAGGAGCCTTAGAGACCCCTGAGGGCAGACTTTGTGCTGGGCTGGGGTCACCCTCTGCTCTCAGCTTTTGGTAGAATTTCTCTCCTCCAGGGGCCAACTGGGTCCTTCCCACTTGCACTTCTGACTGTCTTGGTcttccccagcccagccaggtCATCTGCCCTCACCCTCCACCTCCTAATCCCAAGATTCAGCTCCCTGCCACCACCCTCCAGGGACATTCCTTTGGGCCTGGTGTAGggccagaaacccaaaacctgagacacccccagcccagggctgttGAATGTGTGGAGCACATTTCATAGTGCCCGGGAGTCTGTGGGTGCAGGATTTGGCACTGCTGTCTCCACCAGCATGGCTTCTCATGATGAGATGTCCCCAGCCCTCCTACAGGGTGTCCCttccactcttggctctgtggtcttCCTGTAATCCCCAGCTTCCTAACTTGGCTCACAAACCATGTATGTGTCAATCTCTCAGGAGGGAGTGGGGTGGCTTGTCTGGAAGGCCCCTAGGACCAGTGAACTAAATTTAACGTGCTCAGACATAGGCTGGTGCAAACTGTTTCCTCAGGCAGCAGAGCAGGTGCTGACTTTGACACTTCATCCGCCTTGAGAATCATCCTGGTGGGCAAATCGGGCAGTGGGAAAAGTGCCACCGGGAACAGCATCCTCTGCTGGTCAGCGTTCGAGTTCCACTTTGGGGTTCAGTGCATGACCAGCCTGTGTCAGGAGGCCAGGGTCATTTGGGAAGGGAAGAGCATTCTGGTGGTGGACACCCTCCCCCATCTTCTATACCACGCCCCCACTCAAGACCTGTACAAGAACATCTGGGAATGCTACCTGTTGGCCACCCCCCGGGGACCCCACCTGCTGCTGCTGGTCACTCAGCTGGGCCGCTTCACTGCGCACGATGCCGAGGCTGTCAGGAGGGTGAAGGAGGTCTTTGGGCCAGGGGCCATGAGACACGTGATCGTCCTCTTTACCCACAAGGTGGACCTGCAGGGCGAGCCCCTGGCCAAGTACCTGGGCAGCGTGAAGGACACGGGGGTGCACGGGCTCCTGCGGGAGTGCGGGAGGAAGTTCTGCGGCTTCAACAACCGGGCCACGGGTGCAGAGCAGCGCCGGCAGCTGGCCGAGTTCATGGGCCAGGTGGAGAGTCTGGAGAGGAAGCTGCAAGtctccttttataaaaataaaataaaatttaaaaattagaaaaagaaatggggTGTGTGGAATAGGGGTGCACCTAGGCTCAGTGGAGTCTCCCAAGAGGGGGTGCGTGTGTCTGCAGATGTGCTCCTGGCCTGGGCAGTGTGTTTGATCATGGCCACATTCCAAGAGGGTCATGAAACCAGCCCATGAGGAAGAGGTGTAGGGAGGGCCTGGTGGTTCAAGGGCCATCTCCTAGGCCACCAGCCATCACTGGAGGTTTTAAGCAGGGGGTGTATTTTAGGACGACCACACAGCTGCAATGGGGCATTAGGGGAAAGAGAGGCAGGACCCAAGCGGCAACCATAgagctggggtgggaggagggcacAGCTGGAGGCTTGCAGGGCGCCAAATCACACAGTGTGGTGACTGACAATGTGACAGAGAAATGGGTTTCTGTCGAGTCACCTGTGACATGGGACTTTTTCTGTGCTGGGCCTTTGGAGGGATGTGGGATGCACAAAGGAAGTTGAACTCTTGGCATCTGGGTGGACCAGCCTGGAAGCCCTCTGGGGCATCAATCAAGTGCAGAGGCAAAGGGTGATCTTCTCTTCCCTCCAAGGAATGTCCTGGAACCAGACGTAAATATGGCCCAAGCAAAGGTAGGGAGCCGAGCTGGGCCGTAGGGGAGTTATGCCACGCCAGGGCAGGAAGCGCCCCTCTCCAGGCTCCCAGATGAGATTCAGTGCACCAAAAAGAGGAGCCTTCACCACAAATCATCAACTGCAGTCAGTCATTGCTCCTCTGTCTTGGGTCTGGGGACACAGGCTGTAGAGTTAACCCAAAGGCATAGTAGAGTGGAGGAGAAATTCGCTAGTGTTTTACTCATGTGTGAAATTCAGGAATTAAAAAATCCtgaacagggactggagaggtagtacaacaggtTGAATGCTTTCTTTGCACGTGCCAAACTCAGGTTCAgacttggcatcccatatggtcccctgagtaccaccaggaataaatcatgagtgcagagctaggactgacccctgagcatcaccaggtgtgaggggaaaaaagatgagagagatagagaagaggccggtatgacaatgatagctggaaatgatcatgctggacaagaactgagtgttaaaagtatgtgaagggatattcttgataacctttcagtatc
The nucleotide sequence above comes from Sorex araneus isolate mSorAra2 chromosome 1, mSorAra2.pri, whole genome shotgun sequence. Encoded proteins:
- the LOC129403271 gene encoding GTPase IMAP family member 3-like, producing the protein MHEVRPECPENGLELGSSWVVEGAEPRRPGVNNPINVKDIEAAIKSFPKNKNAGSRAGADFDTSSALRIILVGKSGSGKSATGNSILCWSAFEFHFGVQCMTSLCQEARVIWEGKSILVVDTLPHLLYHAPTQDLYKNIWECYLLATPRGPHLLLLVTQLGRFTAHDAEAVRRVKEVFGPGAMRHVIVLFTHKVDLQGEPLAKYLGSVKDTGVHGLLRECGRKFCGFNNRATGAEQRRQLAEFMGQVESLERKLDTESPKLFNRFLTRKCDILVVSHTTVQEEVLRSSGVRFFVMLRSGPRYT